In Plodia interpunctella isolate USDA-ARS_2022_Savannah chromosome 9, ilPloInte3.2, whole genome shotgun sequence, a single genomic region encodes these proteins:
- the LOC128672430 gene encoding uncharacterized protein LOC128672430 — MLNNFTYSKKYNTKHGTRYQCSAVGPCAAQVYLIGTEIITAEEMHSHPPKKYYTDNNGPYYVYIQRGKPVRRNFTVEHEPQILYKGVKENYVTAKRGRPPKKRRVAIDMIVPKILDVRSTDEHFLQESPLRINDIGSCVRPPKKLNKSTKCAMITESQNTTQVNSSKPMLQIYADNSKKVSKRNRPFRIQNGSSSLDSKKSEIRRIVKRFRQESGLKINNIKRGRPAKGAVTADAHIHKIYSTSGPFVKLTPLMARKRGRPPKKRNNVVKENKFQARDFTDVDTSVDMKEETNSEFLGFKGFPPIKDDCSRNVTSLDEHH; from the coding sequence ATGCTTAATAATTTCACGTATTCCAAGAAATACAACACTAAACATGGCACAAGATATCAGTGCAGCGCTGTAGGTCCTTGTGCCGCTCAAGTCTACTTAATAGGCACTGAAATAATAACAGCTGAGGAAATGCATTCACATCccccaaaaaaatattatacagataACAATGGCCCTTATTACGTTTATATTCAGCGCGGTAAACCCGTGAGAAGAAATTTCACCGTAGAACATGAGcctcaaattttatataaaggtgtgaaagaaaattatgtgACTGCGAAAAGAGGTCGACCTCCTAAAAAACGGAGAGTTGCGATTGATATGATTGTGCCAAAGATACTAGATGTCCGCAGcactgatgagcattttctccAGGAATCTCCCCTTAGGATAAACGACATTGGATCGTGCGTTCGCCCACCAAAGAAGCTAAACAAAAGCACCAAATGTGCTATGATAACCGAGTCACAAAATACAACTCAAGTCAATTCTTCAAAACCGATGCTTCAAATATATGCTGATAATTCAAAAAAGGTTTCGAAGCGCAACCGACCATTTAGAATTCAAAATGGTAGCTCTTCACTTGATTCCAAAAAATCTGAGATTCGTCGCATAGTCAAGCGTTTTCGGCAAGAGTCTGgactcaaaataaataatattaaacgtGGTCGGCCAGCCAAAGGCGCCGTGACAGCTGATGCACATATCCATAAAATTTATAGCACTTCTGGGCCTTTCGTGAAATTAACACCGCTGATGGCTCGAAAGCGAGGTCGTCCGCCAAAGAAGCGAAATAATGTTGTCAAAGAGAATAAATTTCAAGCTCGTGATTTTACAGACGTTGATACAAGCGTTGACATGAAAGAAGAAACGAATAGTGAGTTTCTTGGCTTTAAGGGATTCCCACCAATCAAAGATGATTGTTCTAGGAATGTTACTTCTTTGGATGaacatcattaa